A portion of the Mytilus galloprovincialis chromosome 12, xbMytGall1.hap1.1, whole genome shotgun sequence genome contains these proteins:
- the LOC143054980 gene encoding histone H5-like, which produces MADATAAPAVAPAKSPKKKAAAKPKKPSAHPKYSEMIGKAIAALKERGGSSRQAILKYIMANFNVGKDAKSVNAHLKLALRAGVKNNSLKQSKGTGASGSFRIGESKVVKKKPAKAKKAAKPKAAKPKKAKTTPKKKKPAAKKPAGEKKAAKPKAKKPAAKKAAKPKKPAAKSPAKKKAAKPKAKKTPKKK; this is translated from the coding sequence ATGGCAGACGCAACAGCAGCACCAGCAGTAGCACCAGCTAAATCACCAAAGAAAAAGGCagcagccaagccaaagaagccTTCCGCACATCCTAAATACAGCGAGATGATTGGAAAAGCCATCGCCGCTTTGAAAGAACGTGGAGGTTCCTCAAGGCAAGCAATTCTGAAGTACATCATGGCCAACTTCAACGTCGGAAAAGATGCCAAGTCAGTAAATGCTCATTTAAAACTTGCACTCAGAGCCGGAGTTAAGAACAACAGTTTGAAGCAGTCCAAGGGAACTGGAGCATCCGGCTCTTTCAGAATTGGAGAGTCTAAAGTGGTTAAAAAGAAGCCAGCAAAGGCAAAAAAAGCAGCCAAACCTAAGGCCGCCAAGCCTAAGAAGGCAAAGACCACACCCAAGAAAAagaaaccagcagcaaagaaaccagcggGAGAGAAAAAGGCGGCCAAACCAAAAGCAAaaaaaccagcagcaaagaaagcagccaagccaaagaagccAGCAGCCAAGTCACCAGCCAAAAAGAAGGCAGCCAAACCAAAAGCCAagaagacaccaaagaagaagtaa
- the LOC143054981 gene encoding histone H5-like, which yields MADATAAPAVAPAKSPKKKAAAKPKKPSAHPKYSEMIGKAIAALKERGGSSRQAILKYIMANFNVGKDAKSVNAHLKLALRAGVKNNSLKQSKGTGASGSFRIGEAKVVKKKPAKAKKAAKPKAAKPKKAKSTPKKKKPAAKKPAGEKKAAKPKAKKPAAKKAAKPKKPAAKSPAKKKAAKPKAKKTPKKK from the coding sequence ATGGCAGACGCAACAGCAGCACCAGCAGTAGCACCAGCTAAATCACCAAAGAAAAAGGCagcagccaagccaaagaagccTTCCGCACATCCTAAATACAGCGAGATGATTGGAAAAGCCATCGCCGCTTTGAAAGAACGTGGAGGTTCCTCAAGGCAAGCAATTCTGAAGTACATCATGGCCAACTTCAACGTCGGAAAAGATGCCAAGTCAGTAAATGCTCATTTAAAACTTGCACTCAGAGCCGGAGTTAAGAACAACAGTTTGAAGCAGTCCAAGGGAACTGGAGCATCCGGATCTTTCAGAATTGGAGAGGCTAAAGTAGTTAAAAAGAAGCCAGCAAAGGCAAAGAAAGCAGCCAAACCTAAGGCCGCCAAGCCTAAGAAGGCAAAGAGCACACCCAAGAAGAAGAAGccagcagcaaagaaaccagctggagagaaaaaggcgGCCAAACCAAAGGCAAaaaaaccagcagcaaagaaagcagccaagccaaagaagccAGCAGCCAAGTCACCAGCAAAAAAGAAGGCAGCCAAACCAAAAGCCAagaagacaccaaagaagaagtaa
- the LOC143053883 gene encoding uncharacterized protein LOC143053883, translating to MIGKAIAALKERGGSSRQAILKYIMANFNVGKDAKSVNAHLKLALRAGVKNNSLKQSKGTGASGSFRIGEAKVVKKKPAKAKKAAKPKAAKPKKAKTTPKKKKPAAKKPAGEKKAAKPKAKKPAAKKAAKPKKPAAKSPAKKKAAKPKAKKTPKKK from the coding sequence ATGATTGGAAAAGCCATCGCCGCTTTGAAAGAACGTGGAGGTTCCTCAAGGCAAGCAATTCTGAAGTACATCATGGCCAACTTCAACGTCGGAAAAGATGCCAAGTCAGTAAATGCTCATTTAAAACTTGCACTCAGAGCCGGAGTTAAGAACAACAGTTTGAAGCAGTCCAAGGGAACTGGAGCATCCGGCTCTTTCAGAATTGGAGAGGCTAAAGTGGTTAAAAAGAAGCCAGCAAAGGCAAAAAAAGCAGCCAAACCTAAGGCCGCCAAGCCTAAGAAGGCAAAGACCACACCCAAGAAAAAGAAGccagcagcaaagaaaccagcggGAGAGAAAAAGGCGGCCAAACCAAAAGCAAaaaaaccagcagcaaagaaagcagccaagccaaagaagccAGCAGCCAAGTCACCAGCCAAAAAGAAGGCAGCCAAACCAAAAGCCAagaagacaccaaagaagaagtaa